Below is a window of Fulvitalea axinellae DNA.
TGCTTCCGCTATGGGGCCTTCTTCGGGTAGCGCCGAAGACGGCTTGTTGTCACGCTTTCGGATATGCTGAAGACAAGTATTGACTGTAATGCGGTATAGCCAGGTTTTGAAAGAAGCCTCGTTACGGAAACGGTCCAGCGCGTTCCAAACGTTTATGAATACGTCCTGCTCCAGGTCTTCGGCTAAGGCGAGATCGCCTTTCATATAGCCCAGGCACATCTTGGCTACCATGTCGCGGTGTTGGGCGTATATCCGCTCGAAGGTCCGTTTGCGATCATTGTCCATGGCCCAAAAATTCATTGATCTTTTCGACTAACCAATCCTCTTGGTCAAACATAATGAAGTGTAGGCTTCCGGAGGCTATAAAGACTTGTTT
It encodes the following:
- a CDS encoding sigma-70 family RNA polymerase sigma factor, coding for MDNDRKRTFERIYAQHRDMVAKMCLGYMKGDLALAEDLEQDVFINVWNALDRFRNEASFKTWLYRITVNTCLQHIRKRDNKPSSALPEEGPIAEATPDEGEERKTRLYKAIGQLKEVERLIIMMVLDGEEYATIANVLGTNEGNLRVRIHRIKNNLKKHMNKLVSHE